One genomic window of Deltaproteobacteria bacterium includes the following:
- a CDS encoding amidohydrolase family protein — MDAAYETALKQSVPLKEKPSFYFQRQCWISADPDEKALSYIIDYVGADKFFWATDFPHDDHTRDYLSTLERLIAPLSERARRGILGDNVACVYGL; from the coding sequence ATGGATGCGGCCTACGAGACCGCGCTCAAGCAGAGCGTGCCGCTGAAAGAGAAGCCGAGCTTTTACTTCCAGCGGCAGTGCTGGATCTCAGCGGACCCGGACGAGAAAGCCCTCTCGTATATCATTGACTATGTTGGGGCGGACAAATTCTTTTGGGCGACCGACTTTCCCCATGATGATCACACCCGAGACTACCTGTCCACGTTAGAACGATTAATCGCGCCGCTGTCTGAGCGAGCGCGGCGTGGGATTCTGGGGGACAATGTTGCCTGCGTGTATGGCTTATAA
- a CDS encoding outer membrane lipoprotein-sorting protein: MSHTTRQTIVRNLVLVILMVGGTLMSMFPHVVASTDAEASPPRTWKTVAELSPEERANIDFSSETPRHSEFPYLPAEPFPFAPPYTAEEMGLRSMEFSYWRKWTSSTVQAYGSIDAHGYMPSWGRCVTSIAYHVTDGIAGHLYAKPGQHDYSALLQYLAPPEAYGNQSLYIRYRTDQTFTKKQDTFRYSSGLRRVRRYPAPPRQDRYPANSFTYDDDVGRDAWEYNWKLLGTDVLFHAVRFPVTRSTITLANVDGSFSDVPANAIKLMGDAYPWYTPEGGVKCYVVEATAKPDWLPDYYAPRILYWLDQHTFFPLRIEQYGKDGTLIFISVRLGALFNPALGERGYSSVSHVDWNLSADVLSYMFTDVTLTQPWSEADQALFFMPGFMPREWRLTSLKTQADVPTPQEFFLRPALEEDKFPGERRIELSPELRARVQAQEQAGRLVFVGEARSVPLTSATIEAKAIPRGEAVDAANPAQGVRIEQTHVSNSSHFLGSSENQRNLTKGE; encoded by the coding sequence ATGTCTCACACGACTCGACAGACAATCGTCAGGAATCTGGTTCTCGTCATCCTTATGGTTGGCGGAACCCTAATGTCCATGTTCCCTCATGTGGTTGCCTCTACAGATGCAGAGGCGTCACCTCCGCGCACCTGGAAGACTGTAGCGGAACTCTCACCCGAAGAACGCGCGAATATCGACTTCTCTTCTGAAACGCCGCGTCACTCCGAGTTTCCGTATCTCCCGGCGGAACCCTTCCCGTTCGCGCCACCGTATACCGCAGAGGAGATGGGCTTACGGTCGATGGAGTTCAGCTATTGGCGAAAGTGGACCTCGTCGACCGTGCAAGCGTATGGCTCGATCGACGCGCATGGCTACATGCCCTCCTGGGGCAGGTGTGTAACGTCCATCGCGTATCACGTTACTGATGGCATTGCTGGCCACCTGTACGCCAAACCCGGGCAGCATGACTATAGTGCGTTGCTGCAATACCTCGCGCCGCCCGAGGCGTATGGCAACCAGAGTTTGTATATCCGGTATCGCACTGACCAGACGTTCACTAAGAAGCAAGATACCTTTCGCTATTCTTCTGGGTTGCGGCGCGTGCGGCGCTATCCCGCTCCGCCGCGACAAGATCGATATCCCGCCAATTCCTTCACCTATGATGATGACGTCGGGAGAGATGCCTGGGAGTACAACTGGAAACTGCTCGGGACCGATGTGCTGTTTCACGCCGTACGCTTTCCAGTGACGCGCTCCACAATCACATTGGCGAATGTTGATGGCAGTTTCAGCGATGTGCCAGCGAACGCGATAAAACTGATGGGCGACGCCTATCCGTGGTACACCCCCGAGGGTGGGGTGAAATGCTACGTGGTGGAAGCCACGGCCAAGCCCGATTGGCTGCCGGACTATTACGCTCCACGGATTCTCTACTGGCTGGATCAACACACGTTCTTTCCGCTGCGCATCGAGCAATATGGCAAAGACGGGACGCTGATCTTCATTAGCGTGCGTCTTGGAGCGCTCTTCAACCCCGCCCTGGGAGAGCGAGGCTACAGTAGTGTGTCCCATGTCGATTGGAATCTGAGCGCCGATGTGCTCTCGTACATGTTCACGGATGTCACACTGACCCAGCCGTGGTCCGAGGCAGATCAAGCGCTCTTTTTTATGCCGGGATTTATGCCGCGCGAGTGGCGACTCACGAGTCTCAAGACTCAGGCTGACGTGCCTACTCCACAAGAGTTTTTTCTTCGGCCCGCTCTAGAAGAAGATAAGTTTCCCGGCGAGCGGCGCATTGAACTCTCACCAGAACTCCGCGCGCGCGTACAAGCGCAGGAACAAGCAGGTCGCCTCGTGTTTGTCGGAGAAGCTCGTAGCGTCCCGCTCACGAGCGCGACCATCGAGGCAAAAGCGATACCACGGGGAGAAGCCGTCGACGCAGCGAATCCTGCACAAGGGGTGCGGATCGAGCAGACACACGTCAGTAACAGCAGTCATTTCCTGGGATCGTCAGAGAATCAGAGAAACTTGACGAAAGGAGAATGA
- a CDS encoding cytochrome P450, producing MKKSIGASASSRFLHLCASRRSWVRGLSHRGRQTIVPLDIRRRNAADHLAFGLGVHFCLGAHLARMELRTFLQELLPRIEAMELAGEPEYTASTFVGGPKHVPIRYRLRAAPSL from the coding sequence ATGAAGAAATCGATCGGCGCATCGGCGTCGAGCAGATTTCTGCACCTTTGCGCGTCCCGCAGGTCTTGGGTGCGTGGGTTGAGTCATAGAGGAAGGCAGACAATCGTTCCTCTTGACATCCGACGAAGGAATGCTGCTGACCATCTCGCCTTCGGTCTTGGCGTGCATTTCTGTTTAGGTGCACATTTGGCGCGGATGGAACTGCGCACGTTCTTGCAGGAGTTGTTGCCTCGGATCGAAGCGATGGAGCTGGCAGGCGAGCCTGAATATACAGCCTCAACGTTTGTCGGCGGTCCTAAACACGTACCGATCCGGTATCGCTTACGAGCCGCACCATCGCTCTAA
- a CDS encoding regulator, whose amino-acid sequence MTIAAPPMTAHEFDDRNIQWRELAGFKHMMVSIFFVDEEKNLVDLLIKFDPNEKVLLHRHLADTNTFVIEGDHVIYEPDGQVREVRPVGRYTFGTGRDAHDEGGGPNGCVLYYSVRGETDALFDMLDANLNVVATLHTADFKAALDAQQQA is encoded by the coding sequence ATGACAATTGCCGCCCCCCCAATGACCGCCCACGAGTTCGATGATCGCAACATTCAGTGGCGCGAACTCGCAGGCTTCAAACACATGATGGTCTCGATCTTCTTTGTCGATGAAGAAAAGAACCTCGTCGATTTGCTGATCAAATTCGATCCCAATGAAAAGGTCCTGCTGCATCGCCATCTCGCCGACACCAACACCTTTGTCATTGAAGGGGATCACGTGATTTATGAACCCGACGGCCAGGTGAGAGAGGTGCGCCCGGTGGGCCGGTATACCTTCGGGACGGGGCGGGATGCCCACGATGAAGGCGGCGGCCCCAACGGCTGCGTTTTGTACTACAGCGTGCGCGGTGAGACGGACGCCTTGTTCGATATGCTCGACGCCAACTTGAATGTGGTGGCGACATTACATACAGCGGACTTCAAAGCGGCGTTGGACGCCCAACAACAGGCGTGA
- a CDS encoding enoyl-CoA hydratase/isomerase family protein, with protein MQTRYGDVTVTLVDLVATVEIQRPSNNVLDIDLLRALATAFETLDSEAQCRAIVLVSVGAHFCAGAHFHYLQGQAEQQTWDAEAGNPLYAELARLHACRKPVVGAIQGAAIGGGFGLALVPDFRVLCPETRFAANFVKWGFHPGSGLTYLLPRLIGWQRATLLCYTGRQIRGEEAFAWGLGEVLTEQSNVRAAAVELAREVAANAPLAVQSVRATMREGLVAEIKAATAHEYREQYWLRQTDDHKEGLRAVAERRPGRFVGR; from the coding sequence ATGCAAACACGGTATGGAGATGTCACTGTCACACTCGTGGACTTGGTGGCAACCGTAGAGATACAACGGCCCTCCAACAACGTGCTTGACATCGACCTGCTCCGTGCCCTGGCCACCGCGTTCGAGACCCTCGATAGTGAGGCGCAGTGCCGCGCCATTGTGCTCGTCTCCGTCGGCGCGCATTTCTGCGCCGGTGCGCATTTTCACTATCTGCAAGGACAGGCCGAGCAGCAGACGTGGGACGCCGAGGCGGGGAATCCGTTGTACGCCGAACTGGCGCGGCTCCACGCCTGCCGCAAACCAGTCGTCGGCGCGATTCAGGGTGCTGCTATTGGTGGGGGCTTTGGACTTGCGCTCGTACCGGATTTCCGCGTCCTTTGTCCGGAGACGCGCTTCGCGGCCAATTTTGTCAAATGGGGCTTTCATCCAGGCTCTGGGCTTACCTATCTCCTACCGCGACTGATTGGCTGGCAACGCGCCACGCTGCTTTGCTATACGGGCCGCCAGATTAGAGGTGAGGAAGCTTTCGCGTGGGGCTTGGGTGAAGTGCTCACTGAGCAGTCTAACGTGCGAGCCGCCGCTGTGGAGCTGGCCCGGGAGGTCGCCGCGAATGCGCCGCTCGCCGTACAATCCGTGCGGGCGACCATGCGTGAAGGACTCGTCGCTGAGATCAAGGCAGCTACGGCGCACGAGTATAGGGAACAATACTGGCTGCGGCAGACGGATGATCACAA